In a genomic window of Agarivorans albus:
- a CDS encoding ABC transporter substrate-binding protein, with product MRSWILSILCLYSFSSFAAIEVSIIGDQGTFSNYQQLLELKGDNPAQINDYESPYSDRATVSLLLLTQALSYSDLQYSLTFVTSPNTGRSLRELKQGNVAVYQADIWESDFDDSTYKSVAIIPKNTFEKGFYVNQGSPLLSQILTHEQLRELPISVGSTWYQDIAQLQRSGFNNIDKLNRNQSLFGMLSKGRINVAFLEFPNTPDLAIQDSYGSFYPIPNMKIEFQESRHFMVSKQHPHGAEIAQAIDQGLAEIIRLGLVEKAIQQSGVKQQRVSHWQSISAP from the coding sequence GTGAGATCGTGGATACTCAGCATTTTATGCCTGTATAGCTTTTCTTCTTTCGCCGCTATAGAAGTGTCGATTATTGGTGACCAAGGCACCTTCTCAAATTACCAGCAATTGCTTGAGCTAAAAGGCGACAACCCAGCCCAAATCAATGATTATGAGTCACCCTATTCAGATCGCGCAACCGTAAGCTTGCTGCTGTTAACTCAAGCCCTCAGCTATAGCGATTTACAGTATTCGCTCACCTTTGTAACCTCGCCGAATACCGGTCGCAGCCTGCGAGAGTTGAAACAAGGCAATGTGGCGGTATATCAGGCCGACATCTGGGAAAGTGACTTTGATGACAGTACCTACAAGTCGGTGGCTATTATCCCTAAAAATACCTTTGAAAAAGGCTTTTATGTTAACCAAGGTTCTCCCCTGCTCAGCCAAATTTTAACTCATGAACAGCTCAGAGAATTACCCATCAGTGTGGGAAGTACTTGGTATCAAGACATAGCCCAGTTGCAGCGTAGTGGCTTTAACAACATAGATAAACTCAACCGTAATCAGTCATTGTTTGGCATGTTAAGTAAGGGCCGAATTAACGTTGCCTTTTTAGAGTTCCCGAATACCCCAGACCTAGCCATTCAAGATAGTTATGGCAGCTTTTATCCGATCCCGAATATGAAAATAGAATTTCAAGAAAGCCGTCATTTTATGGTGTCGAAACAGCACCCACATGGAGCTGAAATTGCTCAAGCCATTGATCAAGGCTTAGCAGAGATCATTCGCTTAGGTTTAGTTGAAAAAGCCATTCAGCAATCGGGAGTTAAACAGCAGCGGGTT